In Oxalobacteraceae bacterium OTU3CINTB1, the sequence GGTGCCCGGCGCGTCGACCGTGTTGATCGCCAATATGCCGGCGCTCGACAACGTTTCGAAATGTATGTGCAACTGGGGTGGCGTGATCGCCTTCAGCATGGCCGGCACTGTCAAGACCATGATTCCTTAACACGCAAGAAACCGAGATTCCGATGCCCGCAACGCAAGCCAACCGCGACATATCCGTGACCTCCGCCTTGGCGGACGACACGCTGCTATTCCATTCGATGAGCGGCACAGAGCAGCTGGGTCGGCTGTCGGAATACCGCGTCCAGATGAGCAGCGCCAAAAAGGATATCAAGATCGGTGACGTGCTGGGCAAGCCGATGGGCATCCATGTCAACCTGGCCGACGGCGGTGTGCGGCATTTTAACGGCGTCGTCACGCGCTTTCGCAGCAACGGCTGGGATGGCGACGCGGCGGCCTACGAGGCCATCGTCCATCCGTGGCTGTGGCTGTTGACGCGCGCCTCGAACTGCCGCATCTTCCAGGACCTGTCGGTGCCCGACATCGTCGCCGAGGTGTGCGGCGCCCCCGCGTACGGTGGCCTGGTCGATCTGTCGGCCGGCGCGCTCAGTGGCAGCTACGCCAAGCTGCCTTACTGCGTGCAGTATCGCGAGACCGATTTCAATTTCGTCTGCCGCCTGCTGGAGGGTGCCGGCATTTACTTCTTCTTCACGCACGATGCGGACAAGCACACGATGGTGCTGGCCGATTCCTATGGCGCGCACGTGCCCATTCCCGGCGATGCGCTGAAGTTTTCCAGCGAGGACCGGCGCCTGAGCACCGATGATGAGATGGTCTATGCATGGTCGGCGTCGGGCGAAATCGAGTCAAGCGCCTTCGCGCTCAATGATTTCGATTTCGAGAAGGCCGCCGCCAGCAACAGCGGCGGCTTGCTGGTGAAGTCGACGATTGCGGCGCCTTTCGAGCAGTCCGCGTTCGAGATGTTCGATTACCCGGGCGGCTATACGCTGGCCGCCGACGGCACCGCGCTGGCGCGCGGGCGCATGGAAAGCCTGCACGGCCAGGGCGAACGCATCGACGCCACCAGCAACGCGCGCGCGCTGTGCACTGGCCGGCTGTTCACGCTGGCCGAGCATCCGCGCGAGGACCAGAACCGCAGCTATCTGGTGACGGAGGCCGGTTACGCGATCAAGGGCGCCGATTACCGCAGCGGCGGCGGGGGCGTCGAGTTCCAGGTGACGCTGGCGGCGATCGGCACGGCCTTTGCGTTTCGGCCGCTGCCGGTGGCGCGCAAGCCGGTGGTGCAGGGGCCGCAAACGGCGATGGTGGTCGGCAAGGCGGGCGAGGAGATCTGGACCGACAAGTACGGCCGCGTCAAGGTGCAGTTCCATTGGGACCGCCTGGGCAAGGACGATGAAAAAAGCTCGTGCTGGGTGCGCGTGTCGCAAAGCTGGGCGGGCAAGGGCTGGGGCACGATGTTCATTCCGCGCATCGGCATGGAGGTGGTGGTCGAGTTCCTGGAGGGCGACCCAGACCGCCCGCTGATCACCGGCTGCGTCTATAACTCGGATGCGCTGCCGCCGTACGCGTTGCCGGCCGAGCAAACCAAGTCCACCCTCAAATCGAATTCGTCGAAGGGCGGAGAGGGCTTCAACGAGGTGCGCTTCGAGGACAAGAAGGGCAGCGAGGAAGTGTTTGTCCAGGCCGAGAAAGACTACAACCGCGTCGTCAAGAACAACGACACGCTGAAGGTCGGTTTTGAGAAGGCCGACAAGGGCGACCAGACCATCGACATCAAGAACGATCAAGCCCTCACGATCGGGAACGATCAACGGGAGACCGTCAAGAACGACCAGACCATCGACATCGGCAACGATCAAAAGGAGACCGTTAAAAACAACCAGACCGTCGCCATCGGCGGCGAGCAGAAGGTCGATGTCGACGGCGCGCAGAAGATCAAGGTGGGCACCACCATCGCGATCGAGGCCGGCACGTCGATCGAGTTGAAGGTGGGCGGCAGCAGCATCAAGATCGAGGCGGCCAAGATCACCATCAAGTCGGCCCAGATCGAGATCGCCGCCGACGCCAATATTGAAGCCAAGGCTGGAGCGATGATGGTGATCAATGGCGGCGCCATGGTCAAGATAAATTGATGTCTACCCGAACGATTAACCGATGATGCTGACCCTGAATGTACTCACGTATCGCAACCAGCCAACGCCATATGCGCTGGCGGGGCGCTTTTCCGACGCGGGCGGCGCCTTGGGGCGGGGACCCGACAACCTGCTGGTGCTCGACGATCCGGGCAAATACATCTCGCGCACGCACGCGCGGGTGAGTTGCCGCGACGGCACGTATTTTCTGGAGGACGTCGGCAGCAATCCCAGCGTGGTCAACGACCGCCCGCTGGGCAAGGGCCGCGAGATCATGCTGGCCGACGGCGACCGTATCGTCATCGGCGACTATCAGCTCGAGGCGCGCGTGGTCGCCGCAGCGCCGGCCTTGCCCTGGCTGCCGCCGGCGCCGTTGAACGATCCGGCGCTGCCGTTGTTCGAGCCGCCCCCGGTTGCCGCGCCGGTGCCGCAGCCGGCGCTGGAATCGCCGTCCGTCGTCGCCGCGCCCGCGTACCAAGGCGCGCCCTTCGATGCCCTAGCCGGGGCGCGCATCCTCGATGTCGCTCCCGCCGACGGAGGCGCACTGGCCATCGATGATCCGCTAGGACTGAACCTGTTCGCGGCGCCCCCGCCGACGCCGGTCGTGCCGGGTGATTTCGGACTCAATCTGGCGACGCAATACCGCGCAGCCGAGAGCGATCATGTGTCGCCCGAGCTGGTGCCGTTCCGTATGCCGGCGGCCGATACGCCGAAGCCTGCGGCAAGCGGCTTCGCGATTCCGCATGATTACGATCCGTTGGCGGACTTTTTGCCGCCCGTGCTCGCGCCCGCGCCCACGCCACCGGAACCTGCGGCGCCTCCGCCATCGCCCGAGAGCGAGCCGGTAGCCGTGCGCGCCGAGCTTATACAACCCGTGACCACGCCGCAAGCTTCGGCAGCCATCGCTCCAGCGACAAAACCGGCATCCTCCCCGGCCGCCAGCGACAGCGAGATACTCCAAGCGCTGCTGCGCGGCCTGGGCTTGCCCGATTTGCAGCTCAACCGCTCCGGCGTGCAGGTGGCCGAAACCGTCGGTGCGATGCTGCGCGAGGCGACCACCGGCACCATGGATGTGCTGATGGCGCGCGCGCTGACCAAGAAGGAGAGCCGCATCGACATGACGATGATCTCCGTCAGCGCCAACAACCCGCTCAAGTTCTTCCCCAATCCGGACAGCGCGCTGACGCAGATGCTGACCAACACCATGGCCGGCTACATGCCGCCGGTGCAGGCGATCCGCGGCGCCTACGACGATTTGAAGGCGCACGAACTGGCCGTCATCGCCGGCATGCGCGCGGCGCTGGCGGCGGTGCTGCAGCGCTTCGATCCGGCGCGCATCGAAAGCCGCCTCGCCGCGCCGAGCGTGATGGACAAGATGCTAGCCGCGCACCGCAAGGCCAAGCTGTGGGATCGCCTGGTGGTGCTGTACGGCGAGATCGCGCGCGAGGCCGACGACGATCTGCAGCGCCTGTACGGCGAAAAATTCTCGGAGGCGTACGAAGAGCAGGTCGCGCGCCTGCGCCAGGCACGCAAATAGACGCGGCTTCCACAATCAATGAGCAATCGATGAGGCATCATGGCTTGGAAAAATAAAGTGGTCTGGTCGGAGGGTATGCTGCTGCAGCCGCAGCACCTGCAGCAGCACGACCGTTACTGGCAAAGCCAGCTCGAGGCGCGGGTGGCCGCGTTGACGCCATACGGCTACGGCTTCGCCGACCTGCGGCTCGACGAGCAGCAACTGGCGCTGGGCAAGCTGTCGTTGCTGTCCTGCCGAGCGGTGCTGCCCGACGGTACGCCGTTCGATTTGCCGGCCGAGGACGATCTGCCGCTTCCGCTCGACGTGCCGGCCGACGCCCGCAACGTACTGGTGGTGCTGGCGTTGCCGTTGCGCCGGCACGGCGTGGCCGAAGTGGGCAACCAGGACGGCCCGGACAACTTCGCCCGCCACCGCGTGGACGACTACGAGGTCTGGGACAGCAACGGCCTGGATAACAGCGCGCTGATGCAGGTCGGTAAGCTGCGCCTGCGCCTCGCGCTGGAGAGTGAAGTCGCCAACGCTTACGCGACACTGGGCATCGCCCGCATCGTCGAGCGGCGCGCCGACAACCGCGTGGTGCTCGATCCCGAATATTGTCCGCCATGCCTGGACTTCCGCGCCGCGCCGCGCCTGGCCGGTTTCGCCGACGAATTGGTCGGCCTGCTGCACCAGCGTGGCGACGCGCTCGCCGCACGCCTTTCGCAGCCTGGTGCCAGCGGCGCTGCAGAAATCGCCGACTTCCTGCTGCTGCAATTGCTGAACCGCGCCGAGCCTCAGTTCACGCACCTCGCCGGCGCCACCGGAGTGCATCCGGAGCGGTTGTATAGCGCGATGCTGCAACTGGCCGGCGAGCTGGCTACCTTTACCGAGGCGGGCAAGCGCGCGGCGGCGTATGCGCAGTATCGTCATGACCATCTGGCCGAGAGCTTTTCGCCGGTGATCGCCGATCTGCGCCGCGCCTTGTCGACCGTGATGGACGCGCAGGCCGTGGCGATCCCGCTCGAGGAGCGCCAGTTCGGCATCCGCGTGGCAGTGTTGCCGGACAAGGAGCTGCTGCGCGCGGCTTCGTTCGTGCTGGCGGTGAACGCGCAGATGCCGGCCGAGATGGTGCGCAACGCCTTCCCGGCACAGGTCAAGATCGGCTCCGTGGAGAAGATCCGCGACCTGGTCAACCTTCAGCTGCCGGGCATCGGCCTGCGCGCCTTGCCGGTGGCGCCGCGCCAACTGCCGTTTTACGCCGGCCACACCTATTTTGAACTGGATCGTAGCAGCGAGTACTTCCAGCACCTCGCCAACTCGGCCGGCTTCGCGCTACACGTGGCAGGCGATTTCCCGGGATTGCAGATGCAGTTCTGGGCCATCAGAAGGTAGGCGGGCGTGAGCGCGCAAGATCCCCGCGACCCCAACCCGGACCCTGACGCCACGATGATGGTGCCGCGCCCGGGCGGACGCCGGCCCGCGTCGACGGCGACGACGGCGACGGCGCCAGTCGAAACCACTGCTGTCACGCCCATAGCGGCGACGCCGCAGCCGGCCGCGCCAAGCTTTGCGGCGGTATCGCCGCCGTCGCCGTCCGCAGCGACGGTTCCCGTGTCGCTCGGCGGCGGACTCAATCCGCTGGTGCGCGCCGCCAATCCCTTGCTCGACCTGGTGGTCCCGCTACGCACCACGGCGCAGCCACCCGATTTACAGCAGTTGCGCGAACGTCTGGCGCAGGCGCTCAAAACCTTTGAAGTCGAGGCCCGCGCGGGTGGTGTCGATAGCGAAGCCATGGCCGCCGCGCGCTATGCGCTTTGCACGCTGCTCGATGAAACCATCGCCAGCACTGCCTGGGGCAGCGGGGTGTGGAACACGCGCAGCCTGCTGGTGGCCTTCCATAATGAGGCGTCCGGCGGCGAGAAGGTGTTCCTGATCCTGCAAAGGCTAAGCCAGAATCCCGCCGCCAACCTCGATCTGCTGGAATTGATGTATCTGTGCCTGGCTCTTGGCCTGGAAGGCCGCTACCGCATGCTGGAACAGGGCCAGGCGCAACTGGCGACGCTGCGCGAACGCCTGCTGCAGCTGATCCGCCAGCACCGTGGCAGCTATGAGGCCGACCTGTCGCCATCCTGGCGCGGCGAGACCATGCGCGCCACGTCGCCGCTGCGTCGGGTCCCGCTATGGGTGCTGGTCGCCGCCGCCGCCGTGGTCCTGCTGATCGTGCAACTGGTCTGCGGCGTCCTGCTGAACCGCGCGTCCGACCCTGTATTTGCCGAATTGTCGGCTATCCGCGTGCTGCGCACCACACCGGCGCCACCGCGCGCGCCGCCGCCGGCCGCGCCGCCCCGCATTGCCGGCTTCCTGACACCGGAAATCGCCCAAGGCCTGGTGAGCGTGCGCGAGACGGCGGAACGTTGCGTCATCACCGTGCGCGGCGACGGCATGTTCGGCTCCGGCAGCGCCGAGGTGCGCGACACGGTGTCGCCACTGCTGGCGCGCATCGGCGAGGCACTGAACACACTGCCGGGCAAGGTGGTCGTCATTGGCCACACCGACAACACCAAGCCGGGGCTGTCGGCGCGCCTGCCGTCCAACTATGACCTGTCCAAGGCGCGCGCCGCCGGCGTGATGACGGCGCTGGCGGGGCGCGCTGGCCCGGTGTCGCGCTACACCGCCGAGGGACGTGGCGATACCGAGCCGCTGGTCGCAAACGACAGTCCGATCAACCGCGCGCGCAACCGCCGGGTGGACATCGTCGTGTTGACACCGGCGCCTGCGCCATGACGGTCAAAACATTGACAACTTTTGTGGGCCGCCCGGGCGGAAGATTATGAAACGACTATTCTCCTGGCTGATGAAGCGCTGGGTGCTGTCCCTGCTCGGCGTGCTGCTGGTGTCCCTGCTGGTGTGGTTCGAGGGGCCGCTGTTCGCCTTCGACGGCAATGCGCCGCTGGAGCCGGCCGGCGCGCGCTGGTTCATCATCTTGTTGTTGCTGTCCATCTGGGCTGCCTACTTCCTCTGGAAGTTGATCGCCGCCAGGC encodes:
- the vgrG gene encoding type VI secretion system tip protein VgrG produces the protein MPATQANRDISVTSALADDTLLFHSMSGTEQLGRLSEYRVQMSSAKKDIKIGDVLGKPMGIHVNLADGGVRHFNGVVTRFRSNGWDGDAAAYEAIVHPWLWLLTRASNCRIFQDLSVPDIVAEVCGAPAYGGLVDLSAGALSGSYAKLPYCVQYRETDFNFVCRLLEGAGIYFFFTHDADKHTMVLADSYGAHVPIPGDALKFSSEDRRLSTDDEMVYAWSASGEIESSAFALNDFDFEKAAASNSGGLLVKSTIAAPFEQSAFEMFDYPGGYTLAADGTALARGRMESLHGQGERIDATSNARALCTGRLFTLAEHPREDQNRSYLVTEAGYAIKGADYRSGGGGVEFQVTLAAIGTAFAFRPLPVARKPVVQGPQTAMVVGKAGEEIWTDKYGRVKVQFHWDRLGKDDEKSSCWVRVSQSWAGKGWGTMFIPRIGMEVVVEFLEGDPDRPLITGCVYNSDALPPYALPAEQTKSTLKSNSSKGGEGFNEVRFEDKKGSEEVFVQAEKDYNRVVKNNDTLKVGFEKADKGDQTIDIKNDQALTIGNDQRETVKNDQTIDIGNDQKETVKNNQTVAIGGEQKVDVDGAQKIKVGTTIAIEAGTSIELKVGGSSIKIEAAKITIKSAQIEIAADANIEAKAGAMMVINGGAMVKIN
- the tagH gene encoding type VI secretion system-associated FHA domain protein TagH, whose protein sequence is MMLTLNVLTYRNQPTPYALAGRFSDAGGALGRGPDNLLVLDDPGKYISRTHARVSCRDGTYFLEDVGSNPSVVNDRPLGKGREIMLADGDRIVIGDYQLEARVVAAAPALPWLPPAPLNDPALPLFEPPPVAAPVPQPALESPSVVAAPAYQGAPFDALAGARILDVAPADGGALAIDDPLGLNLFAAPPPTPVVPGDFGLNLATQYRAAESDHVSPELVPFRMPAADTPKPAASGFAIPHDYDPLADFLPPVLAPAPTPPEPAAPPPSPESEPVAVRAELIQPVTTPQASAAIAPATKPASSPAASDSEILQALLRGLGLPDLQLNRSGVQVAETVGAMLREATTGTMDVLMARALTKKESRIDMTMISVSANNPLKFFPNPDSALTQMLTNTMAGYMPPVQAIRGAYDDLKAHELAVIAGMRAALAAVLQRFDPARIESRLAAPSVMDKMLAAHRKAKLWDRLVVLYGEIAREADDDLQRLYGEKFSEAYEEQVARLRQARK
- the tssK gene encoding type VI secretion system baseplate subunit TssK, encoding MAWKNKVVWSEGMLLQPQHLQQHDRYWQSQLEARVAALTPYGYGFADLRLDEQQLALGKLSLLSCRAVLPDGTPFDLPAEDDLPLPLDVPADARNVLVVLALPLRRHGVAEVGNQDGPDNFARHRVDDYEVWDSNGLDNSALMQVGKLRLRLALESEVANAYATLGIARIVERRADNRVVLDPEYCPPCLDFRAAPRLAGFADELVGLLHQRGDALAARLSQPGASGAAEIADFLLLQLLNRAEPQFTHLAGATGVHPERLYSAMLQLAGELATFTEAGKRAAAYAQYRHDHLAESFSPVIADLRRALSTVMDAQAVAIPLEERQFGIRVAVLPDKELLRAASFVLAVNAQMPAEMVRNAFPAQVKIGSVEKIRDLVNLQLPGIGLRALPVAPRQLPFYAGHTYFELDRSSEYFQHLANSAGFALHVAGDFPGLQMQFWAIRR
- the icmH gene encoding type IVB secretion system protein IcmH/DotU yields the protein MSAQDPRDPNPDPDATMMVPRPGGRRPASTATTATAPVETTAVTPIAATPQPAAPSFAAVSPPSPSAATVPVSLGGGLNPLVRAANPLLDLVVPLRTTAQPPDLQQLRERLAQALKTFEVEARAGGVDSEAMAAARYALCTLLDETIASTAWGSGVWNTRSLLVAFHNEASGGEKVFLILQRLSQNPAANLDLLELMYLCLALGLEGRYRMLEQGQAQLATLRERLLQLIRQHRGSYEADLSPSWRGETMRATSPLRRVPLWVLVAAAAVVLLIVQLVCGVLLNRASDPVFAELSAIRVLRTTPAPPRAPPPAAPPRIAGFLTPEIAQGLVSVRETAERCVITVRGDGMFGSGSAEVRDTVSPLLARIGEALNTLPGKVVVIGHTDNTKPGLSARLPSNYDLSKARAAGVMTALAGRAGPVSRYTAEGRGDTEPLVANDSPINRARNRRVDIVVLTPAPAP